A region from the Cryptosporangium arvum DSM 44712 genome encodes:
- a CDS encoding NAD(P)-binding domain-containing protein, whose protein sequence is MVSDLPVVVVGGGPQGLAAGAYLLERGLTPLVLEAGPSPAHAVSQWAHVRLFSGWNELVDPAAARLLEPTGWTAPTEGYPTGGEWIESYLAPLASALGDVVRVGARVTGVSRKGRDRLVDAGRDEQPFTVHVAYADGREERIDARAVIDASGTWTAPNPAGADGLPALGERAAVEAGLVTYLPPTPEQVEQFAGKHVAVVGAGHSAMTAVIQLGALAEAHPGTRISWVVRRGGTGISFGGGAADELPQRGALGLGAKAAVDKGFVELVTGFRTDRITVADGRSVLTDENGVELAPADYVVVLTGFRPDLSFLSEMRLELDATLQAPVRIAAEVDPNLHSCGDVRATGAADLAHPEKDLYLVGMKSYGRAPTFLAMTGYEQVRSVTAALAGDHEAAARVELVLPDTGVCGGSGAFDDPEAASGGCCGAPASPQIVELTVGAR, encoded by the coding sequence GTGGTGTCTGATCTCCCGGTGGTCGTCGTCGGTGGAGGCCCGCAAGGGCTGGCCGCAGGGGCGTACCTGCTCGAGCGTGGTCTGACGCCGCTGGTCCTGGAGGCCGGTCCGTCGCCTGCGCATGCGGTGAGCCAGTGGGCGCACGTCCGGCTGTTCTCCGGGTGGAACGAGCTGGTCGATCCGGCCGCCGCGCGTCTGCTGGAGCCGACCGGCTGGACCGCCCCGACCGAGGGCTACCCGACCGGCGGCGAGTGGATCGAGTCCTACCTCGCTCCCCTGGCCTCCGCGCTGGGCGACGTGGTGCGCGTCGGCGCACGAGTGACCGGCGTGTCCCGTAAGGGCCGCGACCGGCTGGTCGACGCGGGCCGGGACGAGCAGCCCTTCACCGTGCACGTCGCCTACGCCGACGGGCGGGAGGAGAGGATCGACGCCCGCGCGGTGATCGACGCGTCCGGCACCTGGACCGCCCCCAACCCGGCGGGCGCCGATGGTCTCCCGGCGCTGGGCGAACGGGCTGCGGTCGAGGCAGGCCTCGTGACCTACCTTCCGCCGACGCCCGAGCAGGTCGAGCAGTTCGCGGGGAAGCACGTGGCCGTCGTGGGCGCGGGGCACTCGGCGATGACCGCGGTCATCCAGCTCGGTGCGCTCGCCGAAGCCCACCCCGGCACCCGAATTTCCTGGGTCGTGCGGCGTGGCGGCACCGGGATCTCCTTCGGTGGTGGGGCCGCCGATGAGCTTCCGCAGCGCGGCGCCCTCGGGCTGGGCGCGAAGGCAGCGGTCGACAAGGGCTTCGTCGAGCTGGTCACCGGGTTCCGCACCGACCGGATCACCGTCGCCGACGGCCGGTCGGTCCTCACCGACGAGAACGGCGTCGAGCTGGCACCGGCCGACTACGTGGTCGTGCTCACCGGTTTCCGGCCCGACCTGTCGTTCCTCTCCGAGATGCGCCTGGAATTGGACGCCACGTTGCAGGCGCCGGTGCGGATCGCCGCCGAGGTCGACCCGAACCTGCACAGCTGCGGCGACGTCCGGGCCACCGGCGCGGCCGACCTGGCGCACCCGGAGAAGGACCTGTACCTCGTCGGGATGAAGTCCTACGGACGGGCGCCGACGTTCCTCGCGATGACCGGCTACGAGCAGGTCCGCTCGGTGACCGCCGCTTTGGCCGGGGACCACGAGGCCGCCGCACGCGTCGAACTGGTCCTGCCCGACACCGGGGTGTGCGGCGGGAGCGGCGCGTTCGACGATCCCGAGGCGGCCTCCGGTGGCTGCTGCGGCGCACCGGCGAGCCCGCAGATCGTCGAGCTGACCGTCGGCGCCCGCTGA
- a CDS encoding carboxymuconolactone decarboxylase family protein, with translation MNVQPRLNLPKAAPQAARALYTAEQAIRTSPLDPTIRELVKLRASQINHCVHCVDLHTHEALELGETPNRIYQLVAWRESALFTPVERAALEYTEAATTLSPHGVSDEIWAGVRNVMTDEELGALVVQVALINAFNRFGAPLQMPAKIRAT, from the coding sequence GTGAACGTCCAGCCCCGCCTCAACCTGCCGAAAGCAGCACCCCAGGCAGCCCGAGCCCTCTACACCGCCGAACAAGCCATCCGGACCTCCCCGCTCGACCCGACCATCCGCGAACTGGTCAAGCTGCGCGCCTCACAGATCAACCACTGCGTGCACTGCGTCGACCTGCACACCCACGAAGCGCTCGAACTCGGCGAGACCCCGAACCGCATCTACCAACTGGTCGCCTGGCGCGAATCGGCCCTGTTTACACCGGTCGAACGGGCCGCACTCGAATACACCGAGGCCGCCACGACCCTCAGCCCCCACGGCGTCAGCGACGAAATCTGGGCCGGCGTCCGCAACGTCATGACCGACGAAGAACTCGGCGCGCTCGTCGTCCAAGTGGCGCTGATCAACGCGTTCAACCGCTTCGGCGCCCCTCTGCAAATGCCCGCGAAGATCCGCGCGACGTAA
- a CDS encoding SDR family NAD(P)-dependent oxidoreductase, producing MPTIAIIGAGPGLGLSIAKVFGRNGFSVALVARTQEKLDSLAAELGEAGIDAAGFAADIMDRPSLTTALVRIKERFGRVDVLEYSPAPHNPVPGITMAGPLDVTVDNLQPQLDYYLYGGIAAAQQVLPDMIERDSGTLLFTTGGSSVDPLAAPPEFATVAVGAAALRTWTLKLHQATAGTGVYAAHVPIFAWIGAGGPETQADAIAQHYWDIYTKRDGAEHPYAAA from the coding sequence ATGCCCACTATCGCCATCATCGGTGCCGGCCCCGGACTGGGGCTGTCGATCGCCAAGGTGTTCGGACGCAACGGCTTCTCCGTCGCGCTCGTCGCGCGGACCCAGGAGAAGCTTGACAGCCTGGCCGCGGAACTCGGCGAAGCCGGTATCGACGCCGCCGGGTTCGCCGCCGACATCATGGACCGGCCGTCCCTCACCACCGCGCTCGTCCGCATCAAAGAACGGTTCGGCCGCGTCGACGTGCTGGAGTACTCGCCCGCCCCGCACAACCCCGTACCCGGCATCACCATGGCCGGGCCGTTGGACGTGACGGTCGACAACCTCCAGCCCCAACTCGACTACTACCTCTACGGCGGCATCGCCGCGGCGCAGCAGGTACTCCCCGACATGATCGAACGCGACTCGGGCACCCTGTTGTTCACGACCGGCGGATCCTCGGTGGATCCGCTCGCCGCGCCACCCGAGTTCGCCACCGTCGCGGTCGGCGCCGCCGCTCTCCGCACCTGGACGCTGAAGCTGCACCAGGCAACCGCCGGCACCGGCGTCTACGCCGCGCACGTGCCGATCTTCGCCTGGATCGGAGCCGGCGGCCCCGAGACCCAGGCCGACGCCATCGCCCAACACTACTGGGACATCTACACGAAGCGAGATGGTGCCGAGCACCCGTACGCTGCCGCCTAA
- a CDS encoding RrF2 family transcriptional regulator, whose product MSGGVEWGLHCCVVLCGAGEPVPAAKLAKLHDVSPSYLAKQLQLLSKAGLVRSTQGQSGGYRLTRDAAEITMLDVVEAIDGPQPAFRCTEVRRRGPMAVPPERCATPCPIARVMDSADRAWRESLRVVTIADLAAEVDTTTPRELLDRARAWLSA is encoded by the coding sequence ATGTCCGGCGGGGTCGAGTGGGGGCTGCACTGCTGCGTCGTGCTCTGCGGGGCGGGCGAGCCGGTGCCGGCGGCGAAGCTGGCGAAGTTGCACGACGTATCGCCCAGCTACCTGGCCAAACAGCTGCAGTTGCTGTCGAAGGCCGGGCTCGTGCGCTCGACGCAGGGGCAGTCCGGCGGCTATCGGCTGACCCGAGACGCGGCCGAGATCACGATGCTGGACGTCGTCGAGGCGATCGACGGGCCGCAGCCGGCGTTCCGGTGCACGGAGGTGCGTCGGCGCGGGCCGATGGCCGTACCACCGGAGCGATGTGCGACCCCGTGCCCGATCGCACGGGTCATGGACTCGGCCGATCGAGCCTGGCGGGAGTCCTTGCGCGTGGTGACGATCGCCGACCTCGCCGCCGAGGTCGACACCACGACACCGCGCGAGTTGCTCGATCGAGCCCGCGCGTGGCTCTCCGCCTGA
- a CDS encoding helix-turn-helix transcriptional regulator — MIRAELLESGRAETLAALAQALSELRTGRGGVVIVEGPAGSGRTTLLRVVDEAADAAGITRVDAGPGLPLSLYGLARSRRRTAESSEPHGAIVVCIDDVEHCDATTRRVAELAPSSLGDTAVLWVVAGDSIGPGIRAHPADRRYRLGELSRGDAETLALRVRSGAAPRVLDTVPRFPRYVIETAKRDTGRGWPEALLDDLPPEHHPALTAAAVLGLSFSPEDLAAVLDRPIGAIVAPLLAAVEIGVLVDDGPDLRFSHRVVQRMFAAPGADDDLVSRAVTTLVRDESVTRLVAVLREQGVPDLAPAVLRDLSTLVARRDLPTAALLARREAAAARSPADIDEATARAMSYSVQSGDPAAAAELVARLGEDHPPAASFALAELFFSSWTEAAQDLAERALSRPATADQHARLEAVRMICRAYRNLFDPDEIAQVTDLAAGAADARTTALVDLARTLSVSAQGDLVEALRHASTASEIPTDRSHGPEWWIGSIFRAKLLADLGRLDEAIHVLDTCAHEAERRSHVFAVPPLLMVRATCEIEAGRLTDAAAGLRAARQLGHLIGPPGRIETNTVNLLVRIAHLRGNTSDLNEFRPILEQRLAADSARRATAAVGLLVAVEATSADEVAEWARLAEGLDGHSRYAIARGVTDEILRLRILVRHGLSAHASQLGTFLTELASRTDAPLPNAAALHADGVMARRAETLRAAREAYRELGRPMLTAQASEDLADATADPAERAEALREARAQWFACGAYRETARIDKLLRSSGLRAVTAAEPELGFGLTPSEERVVREVLAGRTNRAIANALFLSPNTVAVHLRRIYAKTGVRNRAELAELVRNRDEY; from the coding sequence ATGATCCGAGCAGAGCTTCTGGAGTCCGGTCGCGCGGAAACACTCGCCGCGCTCGCCCAGGCCCTGTCGGAGCTCCGGACCGGGCGCGGGGGCGTGGTGATCGTCGAAGGCCCAGCCGGGTCGGGGAGGACGACGCTCCTGCGAGTCGTCGACGAGGCGGCTGACGCCGCCGGCATCACGCGGGTCGACGCCGGTCCGGGGCTTCCGCTCTCGCTCTACGGTCTGGCGAGGTCACGCCGCCGGACCGCGGAGTCCAGCGAGCCTCACGGTGCGATCGTCGTCTGCATCGACGACGTCGAACACTGCGACGCGACTACCCGACGAGTGGCCGAGCTGGCTCCGTCGTCGCTCGGAGACACGGCCGTGCTCTGGGTCGTCGCCGGCGACTCGATCGGCCCCGGCATCCGGGCGCACCCGGCCGACCGGCGGTACCGACTCGGCGAGCTGTCCCGCGGCGACGCCGAGACGCTCGCGCTCCGGGTCCGCAGCGGCGCCGCACCCCGAGTCCTGGACACGGTGCCCCGCTTTCCCCGGTACGTCATCGAGACCGCCAAACGCGACACCGGCCGGGGATGGCCGGAAGCGCTGCTGGACGACCTGCCGCCCGAACACCACCCGGCACTGACCGCAGCCGCTGTCCTGGGCCTCAGTTTCTCCCCGGAGGACCTCGCTGCGGTCCTCGACCGGCCGATCGGGGCGATCGTGGCACCGCTGCTCGCCGCAGTGGAGATCGGGGTGCTCGTTGACGACGGACCCGACCTCCGGTTCAGCCATCGGGTGGTGCAACGGATGTTCGCTGCCCCAGGTGCCGACGACGATCTCGTCTCCCGAGCCGTGACGACGCTCGTCCGGGATGAATCGGTCACCCGGCTCGTCGCCGTACTCCGGGAGCAGGGGGTCCCCGACCTCGCTCCGGCCGTTCTGCGCGATCTCTCGACACTGGTCGCACGGCGCGACCTGCCGACGGCCGCGCTCCTCGCCCGGCGCGAGGCCGCGGCGGCCCGATCGCCGGCGGACATCGACGAGGCGACTGCGCGCGCCATGTCGTACTCCGTGCAGTCCGGCGACCCGGCTGCGGCCGCGGAACTGGTCGCACGGCTCGGTGAAGACCACCCGCCGGCGGCGAGCTTCGCGCTCGCCGAGCTGTTCTTCTCCTCGTGGACCGAGGCCGCCCAGGATCTGGCGGAGCGGGCACTGAGCCGACCTGCGACCGCGGACCAGCACGCACGGCTGGAGGCCGTGCGGATGATCTGCCGGGCTTACCGAAACCTGTTCGATCCCGACGAGATCGCACAGGTCACAGACCTGGCCGCCGGCGCGGCCGACGCCCGGACGACCGCGCTGGTCGACCTCGCGCGAACGTTGAGTGTGAGCGCGCAAGGCGATCTCGTCGAGGCGTTGCGGCACGCCTCGACCGCGAGCGAGATCCCCACGGACCGAAGCCACGGACCGGAGTGGTGGATCGGATCGATCTTCCGGGCGAAGTTGCTCGCCGATCTCGGCCGACTCGACGAAGCCATCCATGTCCTGGATACCTGCGCACACGAGGCCGAGCGCCGAAGCCACGTCTTCGCTGTCCCGCCGCTGCTCATGGTGCGGGCGACCTGCGAGATCGAGGCCGGCAGGCTGACCGACGCCGCAGCCGGCCTCCGGGCCGCCCGCCAGCTCGGGCACCTGATCGGGCCGCCCGGCCGGATCGAGACCAACACCGTCAACTTGCTCGTCCGCATCGCCCATCTGCGCGGGAACACGTCGGATCTGAACGAGTTCCGGCCCATCCTCGAGCAACGGTTGGCCGCCGACAGCGCGCGACGCGCGACAGCGGCGGTCGGCCTTCTCGTCGCCGTCGAGGCGACGTCCGCCGATGAGGTCGCGGAGTGGGCCCGGCTCGCCGAAGGACTCGACGGACACTCTCGTTACGCGATCGCGCGGGGTGTCACCGACGAGATCCTGCGTCTGCGGATCCTGGTGCGGCACGGCCTCTCGGCGCACGCGAGCCAGTTGGGCACCTTCCTGACCGAACTCGCCTCGCGCACCGACGCTCCGCTGCCGAACGCCGCGGCGCTCCACGCGGACGGGGTGATGGCGCGGCGAGCCGAAACGTTGCGAGCCGCCCGCGAGGCCTACCGCGAGCTCGGGCGCCCGATGCTCACCGCGCAGGCGTCCGAGGACCTCGCAGACGCGACGGCCGACCCGGCCGAGCGCGCCGAGGCGCTGCGTGAGGCCCGGGCGCAGTGGTTCGCGTGCGGCGCGTACCGCGAGACAGCACGGATCGACAAGCTGCTCCGCTCCTCTGGCCTACGCGCCGTCACCGCCGCTGAGCCGGAACTGGGGTTCGGACTGACGCCGAGCGAAGAACGCGTCGTACGCGAAGTCCTCGCCGGACGCACCAACCGGGCGATCGCGAATGCGCTGTTCCTCTCCCCCAACACGGTGGCGGTCCATCTGCGTCGGATCTATGCCAAGACTGGTGTACGCAACCGCGCCGAGCTCGCGGAGTTGGTGCGAAACAGGGATGAGTACTAG
- a CDS encoding helix-turn-helix transcriptional regulator: protein MSVPDDALNALLRDLTDGRGRVLVVPPDDDLRPMAQAGRDAGLLVVDLLPDPQLRAFALGPLIRGLRRVGHPPGVPLMGAAGLPVRTSRRLVRAIRRQVHELDGVLLVAHDEESLDAVTRQWLDTAAHAEDDSPAWIVRTSAGRSELPSGHIEQLDSRELLIARLLAASDFALTADELAELSDETPRTCLSAADALSECRIAAVHDGRYVLRNAYHREVLNAELPPSIRSALERGALRLARRRTGTTTLSAERAMSSARPRDSVAISILTEAMDELVDVEPEAAADYGNAAVALFTDPDEQLTDLAWRLLPLLWQTSRVDEARLLAKRVFAESGRAEVEAQVLLWLARLEGTPQRALELATTALAIPGVPLTIRARLHGVRMRCLSTLGRVHDVDAQLPAALAEARASGDDEALSRLQTCDAIRHFYRGEYTRSASLTALADATWRRSGAPTAEWMPEMIWSPHLTTVLGDPDEGLRRVHGLLDDLATADQPLATQFLHGERALAHLALGHLDDAQDAAVLAATQSQREWGVHDRLQAIAFSVRLKVALHQGALAEFDELRAVLDRSHVEAGSEAEGRRAWWYFLLDDAQGSIAPDRRSIDPDTLSPLPWLDPADEVLIGRALRINGYERAGQDLVDRAAARLDGSGNHVLAVTVADHLHGVVRVDASSLERARHGWHLLGRPLLEAAALSDHGAVLLGAGDTAGAALMEEAHGRLTALGAQRDAWRIRWHLGLHGHVIVPERTGAPTLTPTERRIVDSAARGGSVRRIASELGLSPHTVTTHLRHVYTKLDIRSRKELNEWVRAR, encoded by the coding sequence ATGAGCGTCCCGGACGACGCCCTCAATGCTCTGCTTCGAGACCTCACCGACGGCCGAGGGCGCGTGCTCGTCGTGCCTCCGGATGACGATCTGCGCCCCATGGCACAAGCCGGGCGTGACGCCGGCTTGCTCGTTGTCGACCTGCTGCCCGACCCACAGCTCCGCGCGTTCGCACTCGGCCCGCTCATCCGCGGGCTCCGTCGGGTCGGTCACCCGCCCGGTGTCCCGCTGATGGGCGCCGCCGGGCTTCCCGTCCGCACGTCCCGCCGACTCGTTCGTGCCATCCGGCGACAGGTCCACGAGCTGGACGGGGTTCTGCTGGTTGCACATGACGAAGAGTCGTTGGATGCGGTCACCCGGCAGTGGCTGGATACCGCGGCGCACGCCGAGGACGACTCCCCGGCGTGGATCGTGCGGACCTCCGCGGGACGCAGTGAGTTGCCCTCGGGGCACATCGAGCAGCTCGACAGCCGGGAACTGCTCATCGCGCGCCTGCTCGCCGCGTCGGATTTCGCGCTTACCGCCGATGAATTGGCCGAATTGAGCGACGAGACCCCCCGGACCTGCCTGTCTGCTGCTGATGCACTGTCCGAATGCCGGATCGCCGCGGTCCACGACGGCCGCTACGTGCTGCGCAACGCCTACCACCGTGAGGTGTTGAACGCGGAGCTTCCGCCGTCCATACGATCCGCTCTCGAGCGAGGTGCACTGCGCCTGGCGCGCCGACGGACCGGCACTACGACGCTGTCCGCCGAGCGCGCGATGTCGTCTGCTCGGCCCCGCGATTCCGTGGCGATCAGCATCCTCACCGAGGCGATGGACGAGCTCGTCGACGTCGAACCCGAGGCGGCGGCTGACTACGGCAACGCTGCGGTGGCGCTCTTCACCGATCCCGATGAGCAGCTCACCGACCTGGCCTGGCGGCTCCTGCCGTTGTTGTGGCAGACCTCCCGCGTCGACGAGGCCAGGCTGCTGGCGAAGCGGGTGTTCGCCGAGAGCGGCCGCGCCGAAGTCGAAGCGCAGGTGCTGCTCTGGCTGGCCCGCCTCGAAGGAACACCCCAGCGAGCCCTGGAGCTGGCCACGACCGCGCTAGCCATCCCCGGGGTCCCCCTGACGATCCGCGCGCGTTTGCACGGTGTCCGAATGCGGTGTCTCTCGACCCTCGGCCGAGTTCATGATGTCGACGCCCAGCTGCCGGCGGCACTGGCAGAAGCTCGGGCCAGTGGTGACGACGAAGCGCTGTCGCGCCTCCAGACGTGCGACGCGATTCGGCATTTCTACCGGGGCGAGTACACGCGATCGGCTTCGCTGACCGCGCTCGCCGATGCGACCTGGCGCCGCTCTGGTGCCCCGACGGCCGAGTGGATGCCAGAGATGATCTGGAGTCCGCACCTCACCACCGTGCTCGGCGATCCCGACGAGGGTCTGCGACGCGTTCACGGCCTGCTCGACGACCTCGCGACGGCCGACCAGCCCCTGGCTACTCAGTTCCTGCACGGCGAGCGGGCGCTCGCGCATCTGGCTCTCGGCCATTTGGACGACGCTCAAGACGCCGCGGTTCTCGCGGCGACCCAGTCGCAGCGAGAGTGGGGTGTCCACGACCGACTGCAGGCCATCGCCTTCTCGGTGAGGCTCAAAGTCGCCCTGCACCAGGGCGCCCTGGCGGAGTTCGACGAGTTGCGCGCGGTCCTCGACCGCTCGCACGTCGAGGCGGGAAGCGAGGCCGAAGGCCGCCGGGCCTGGTGGTACTTCCTGCTGGACGACGCGCAGGGATCGATCGCGCCCGATCGTCGCTCGATCGACCCTGACACGCTGTCGCCGCTGCCCTGGCTGGATCCGGCCGACGAGGTGCTGATCGGCCGGGCCCTCCGCATCAACGGCTACGAGCGGGCTGGCCAGGATCTCGTCGACCGGGCCGCCGCACGCCTCGACGGCAGCGGCAACCACGTACTGGCGGTGACCGTGGCCGATCATCTCCACGGAGTAGTACGAGTGGACGCGAGCTCGCTCGAACGCGCACGCCACGGCTGGCACCTGCTCGGGCGACCGCTCCTCGAAGCGGCTGCGCTGTCCGACCACGGAGCAGTCCTGCTGGGCGCGGGAGACACCGCCGGGGCAGCGCTGATGGAAGAGGCCCACGGTCGGCTCACCGCGCTGGGAGCGCAGCGGGACGCATGGCGGATCCGATGGCATCTCGGCCTTCACGGACATGTGATCGTGCCGGAGCGAACCGGTGCTCCGACGCTCACTCCTACCGAACGCCGGATCGTCGACAGCGCCGCGCGGGGTGGCTCGGTGCGCCGCATCGCGTCCGAACTCGGCTTGTCGCCGCACACGGTGACGACTCACCTCCGTCACGTCTACACGAAACTGGACATTCGATCCCGGAAGGAGCTGAACGAGTGGGTGCGCGCCCGATGA
- a CDS encoding MFS transporter, with product MAQRPALSSRREIGTASRRELGWALGVLCLTEIVSWGVLYYAFPVLAADITADTGWSTAAITAAFSAGLVVSALVGIPVGRVIHRHGPRWLMTGGSALAVTAVVLLAVAPSFPLFLAGWLLAGVAMSCVLYAPAFAAVTVWFGPRRVRALTAITLVAGFASTVFAPLTAVLDQHLCWRATYLVLAGVLAVLTVPTHWFGLRPAWPNTEQTENTTSTDDTRANSRPVRPLEFWVLAAAFTVNTVCLYAAVINLVPLLHGRGYSLTAAAWVLGIGGVGQVLGRLAYAPLVRRTGLTACTLAVFTTGAVTTGVFAVLPGPYAALIVVALIAGNARGLATLLSATAVSDRWGTARFARLNGVFNAPMMLATAVSPFIGAWLAGPLGGYPEAFAALAVLGLVAVMLAARRAPTEPRG from the coding sequence ATGGCTCAGCGTCCAGCCCTGTCCTCCCGCCGTGAGATCGGCACCGCCTCGCGACGAGAACTGGGCTGGGCGCTGGGCGTCCTGTGCCTCACCGAGATCGTCTCCTGGGGCGTCCTCTACTACGCCTTCCCGGTGCTGGCCGCCGACATCACCGCCGACACCGGCTGGTCCACCGCGGCCATCACGGCCGCGTTCTCCGCCGGCCTCGTCGTCTCGGCCCTCGTCGGCATCCCGGTCGGACGCGTGATCCACCGGCACGGGCCGCGTTGGCTGATGACCGGCGGCTCAGCGCTGGCGGTCACCGCCGTCGTGCTGCTCGCGGTCGCCCCGTCGTTCCCCCTGTTTCTCGCCGGGTGGCTCCTGGCCGGTGTCGCGATGTCGTGCGTCCTCTACGCCCCGGCGTTCGCGGCCGTCACCGTCTGGTTCGGACCTCGACGCGTCCGGGCACTGACCGCGATCACGCTCGTCGCCGGGTTCGCCAGCACCGTCTTCGCGCCGCTGACCGCAGTGCTCGATCAGCACCTATGCTGGCGAGCCACGTATCTGGTGCTCGCGGGAGTGCTCGCCGTGCTGACCGTCCCGACGCACTGGTTCGGGCTCCGGCCGGCCTGGCCGAACACCGAACAGACCGAGAACACGACGTCGACCGACGACACCCGGGCGAACAGTCGACCCGTGCGGCCGCTCGAGTTCTGGGTCCTGGCAGCGGCGTTCACCGTGAACACGGTCTGCCTCTACGCCGCCGTCATCAACCTCGTGCCGCTGCTGCACGGACGTGGTTACTCCCTCACCGCAGCCGCCTGGGTGCTCGGCATCGGCGGCGTCGGCCAGGTCCTCGGACGCCTCGCCTACGCACCGCTGGTCCGCCGCACCGGTCTGACCGCGTGTACCCTCGCGGTCTTCACCACCGGCGCGGTCACCACCGGTGTGTTCGCCGTGCTGCCCGGACCGTATGCGGCCTTGATCGTGGTCGCCCTGATCGCGGGCAACGCCCGCGGCCTGGCCACACTGCTCTCGGCCACCGCCGTGTCCGACCGGTGGGGCACCGCCCGCTTCGCCCGCCTCAACGGCGTGTTCAACGCCCCGATGATGCTCGCGACGGCAGTGTCGCCGTTCATCGGTGCCTGGCTGGCGGGACCACTCGGCGGCTACCCCGAGGCCTTCGCCGCACTCGCCGTACTCGGGCTGGTGGCGGTCATGCTGGCCGCACGGCGTGCCCCCACTGAACCGCGCGGATAG
- a CDS encoding SDR family oxidoreductase produces the protein MVALLRDHDVVTAALETGVDTTTGEGVADAVAGADVVIDVTNRAVFDPEVVMDFFTTSTHTLLDAERQAGVRHHVVLSIVGVDRLSYPGYLDAKKAQERLVADSGVPFTTVRSTQFFENLTAMGTGAAQGGVIVLPTADLQPIAAADVATTVADVATSAPLNSVVEIAGPERGAFTRLIAPVLAAHGDHRPVRSDAAAGYFGVPIVPDSLVPLGPARLGRTTFEDWSTTTLETT, from the coding sequence GTGGTCGCATTACTGCGAGACCACGACGTGGTGACCGCCGCGCTGGAAACCGGCGTCGACACGACCACCGGCGAAGGTGTCGCCGACGCGGTCGCCGGAGCGGACGTTGTCATCGACGTGACCAACCGCGCGGTGTTCGACCCCGAGGTCGTGATGGATTTCTTCACCACGTCCACCCACACCTTGCTCGACGCCGAACGCCAGGCCGGGGTGCGTCACCACGTGGTGCTCTCGATCGTCGGCGTCGACCGGCTCTCCTACCCGGGCTATTTAGACGCCAAGAAGGCGCAGGAGCGGCTCGTCGCCGACTCGGGCGTCCCATTTACGACCGTGCGGTCCACCCAGTTCTTCGAGAACCTCACCGCCATGGGCACAGGCGCGGCCCAGGGCGGCGTCATCGTGCTCCCGACCGCAGACCTGCAGCCGATCGCCGCGGCCGACGTCGCCACCACGGTCGCCGATGTCGCCACGTCCGCCCCGCTCAACAGCGTCGTCGAGATCGCGGGTCCCGAACGCGGAGCATTCACCCGCTTAATCGCACCGGTCCTCGCCGCTCACGGCGATCACCGGCCCGTCAGATCCGACGCCGCGGCCGGCTACTTCGGCGTCCCGATCGTGCCGGACTCACTCGTCCCCCTCGGTCCGGCCCGTCTCGGCCGGACGACCTTTGAAGACTGGTCCACCACAACTCTGGAGACAACGTGA
- a CDS encoding ArsR/SmtB family transcription factor: MAATSVPLPLAFTACCSPVTGGALDEDAAAALAKVFKALGDATRVRLVSLIAASPDGEACICDLTAPVGLAQPTVSHHMKLLAEAGLITRTQRGKWAYYRIVPEALAAAARALAPVEATASA; this comes from the coding sequence ATGGCCGCTACCTCAGTTCCGCTACCGCTGGCGTTCACCGCGTGCTGCTCGCCGGTCACCGGCGGAGCGCTCGACGAGGACGCCGCCGCGGCACTGGCCAAGGTCTTCAAGGCGCTCGGGGACGCGACGCGGGTGCGGCTCGTGTCCCTGATCGCCGCGTCCCCGGACGGAGAGGCCTGCATCTGCGACCTCACCGCGCCCGTCGGGCTCGCGCAGCCGACCGTCTCCCATCACATGAAACTGCTCGCCGAGGCCGGCCTGATCACCCGCACACAGCGCGGCAAGTGGGCTTACTACCGCATCGTCCCCGAGGCGCTGGCTGCTGCTGCTCGCGCACTCGCGCCGGTGGAGGCCACCGCGTCGGCCTGA